A single Gammaproteobacteria bacterium DNA region contains:
- the rimK gene encoding 30S ribosomal protein S6--L-glutamate ligase has protein sequence MRIAVLTRGPKLYSTRRLVEAALQRGHEVQLLNPLRCYMNIASHKPSIHYRGEELPAYDAIIPRIGASITFYGTALVRQFESMGVYCVNRSIAITRARDKLRCLQLLSNKGLGLPITGFSHSPGDIKDLIKMVGGPPLVIKLLEGTQGIGVVLAETHKAAESVIEAFLGLKVNIMVQEYIKESGGADLRCLVVGGKVIAAMQRKAKPGEFRSNIHRGGTGSEVELTPEELKTAVLAANLTGLNIAGVDMLRSERGPLIIEVNSSPGLEGIERTTGKDVAGAIIEFVERNSN, from the coding sequence ATGAGAATTGCCGTATTAACAAGAGGACCTAAACTTTATTCCACACGCCGCTTAGTCGAAGCGGCCTTACAACGCGGCCATGAGGTGCAGCTATTGAACCCATTGCGTTGTTATATGAACATCGCCTCACACAAGCCTTCGATACATTACCGCGGCGAAGAATTACCCGCCTATGATGCCATCATCCCCCGCATTGGCGCCTCAATCACCTTTTATGGTACGGCTTTAGTGCGTCAATTTGAAAGCATGGGGGTCTATTGCGTCAATCGTTCCATCGCCATTACCCGTGCCCGGGATAAGTTACGTTGTCTGCAGCTCTTATCGAATAAGGGCTTGGGGCTGCCTATCACTGGCTTTTCACATTCACCTGGCGACATTAAAGACTTAATCAAGATGGTGGGCGGACCACCTTTGGTGATTAAACTCTTGGAAGGTACGCAAGGGATTGGCGTAGTGTTAGCTGAAACCCATAAGGCGGCTGAAAGCGTGATTGAGGCGTTTTTGGGTCTCAAAGTCAATATCATGGTGCAGGAATATATTAAAGAATCTGGCGGCGCCGACTTACGTTGCCTGGTGGTCGGGGGCAAAGTGATTGCAGCCATGCAGCGCAAGGCAAAACCGGGTGAATTCCGTTCCAATATTCATAGAGGCGGCACAGGTAGCGAAGTGGAACTCACCCCTGAAGAATTAAAAACAGCCGTGTTGGCGGCGAATCTAACCGGTCTGAATATTGCTGGCGTTGATATGCTGCGTTCTGAGCGCGGCCCCTTGATTATAGAGGTTAATTCTTCTCCCGGGCTGGAAGGCATAGAAAGAACAACCGGGAAAGATGTCGCTGGGGCGATTATTGAATTTGTGGAAAGGAACTCTAACTAG
- a CDS encoding RimK/LysX family protein gives MHTPKTPLKLKKERRLLTVGWREWLSLPELGITRIKAKVDSGARTSALHAFEIKPFKLHEKHYIRFKIHPLQRSKEDIVECIAEVQDIRWITDSGGHRERRYVIKTLLKLGEAYWPIELTLTNRDTMSFRMLLGRTAMKKRLVVNPGASFLLR, from the coding sequence ATGCACACCCCCAAAACCCCGCTTAAGCTAAAAAAGGAACGAAGGCTGTTAACCGTGGGTTGGCGTGAATGGTTGTCTTTGCCAGAATTAGGAATCACACGGATTAAGGCAAAAGTCGACAGCGGCGCACGCACCTCCGCTCTGCATGCTTTTGAGATTAAACCATTCAAACTGCATGAGAAGCATTATATTCGCTTCAAAATCCATCCGCTGCAACGCAGCAAAGAAGACATAGTAGAATGCATCGCTGAGGTGCAAGATATACGCTGGATAACAGACTCTGGTGGCCACAGGGAGAGGCGCTATGTCATTAAGACCTTATTGAAACTGGGAGAAGCATACTGGCCAATTGAACTGACCTTAACCAACCGAGACACCATGAGCTTTCGCATGTTATTAGGTAGAACAGCCATGAAAAAAAGGTTGGTGGTCAATCCAGGTGCATCCTTTTTGTTACGCTAA